In one Dehalococcoidales bacterium genomic region, the following are encoded:
- a CDS encoding carboxypeptidase-like regulatory domain-containing protein, whose translation MDNTEKVVVGILGLGLAIGAIAVASRPAKAAPGTGTLSGAVGDESGDPVSGVNVTLGEMTTLTDPDGFFYFSDITTGSYPMSFIKEGYEAVYL comes from the coding sequence ATGGATAATACCGAAAAGGTCGTCGTCGGTATACTCGGTCTAGGCTTAGCTATCGGGGCTATTGCTGTGGCCTCCCGGCCGGCTAAAGCAGCTCCCGGTACCGGCACCCTTTCCGGAGCGGTCGGAGACGAGTCAGGAGATCCGGTCTCCGGAGTGAATGTGACCCTGGGTGAGATGACTACCCTTACGGATCCGGACGGATTCTTTTACTTTTCAGATATTACTACGGGCAGCTATCCCATGAGTTTTATCAAAGAAGGCTATGAGGCGGTGTATCTATGA
- a CDS encoding glycosyl hydrolase family 18 protein, whose amino-acid sequence MTVNIIKGANTLNVSMTPIAGVTHRLNVSVQGQGTTNPAPGGYDIPDGQTVNLSATPAAGWTFRTWTWPGNDPDYSGWPDNPISWPMTEPLTLIAVFDQTGTPTGPVANFNANPMSGQAPLTVAFTDTSTGNITGYLWNFGDGSTSTTRNPSNVFNTAAQYSVSLTVTGPDGSNTTTKVINATSEPIPPTGMLVPAYLGTSIPSGLPMSRITEGIWEYLQPRTPSDMTLVEMSSSLSTATAFINACHNAGKLASFSVFLPWGTSEGDFTTAITNASLRSQFANNIAAVFNSYNFDAVNLDLECDNKSNVTREMVTALIRELYGLVTPMGKTISATENGSPQKVTMNTEAADYLEWIGLMDYDVAQPTWYGTLNDVVTDLALWASAGFPRNKMVTGINLAARDSSGSWYRPGYAGIISNYNPPPSANSAGPYYYGGYDLTVQKAQYVKNNDFGGVFCYYTQTDAFSDYRSLLLALQTGFS is encoded by the coding sequence ATGACCGTAAACATAATAAAAGGGGCTAACACTTTAAATGTTTCCATGACGCCCATTGCTGGAGTCACCCACCGCCTTAATGTTTCCGTTCAGGGACAGGGTACGACTAACCCGGCTCCGGGCGGCTATGATATTCCGGACGGGCAGACGGTTAACTTATCTGCAACTCCGGCAGCCGGCTGGACCTTCCGTACCTGGACCTGGCCGGGGAACGATCCCGATTATTCCGGGTGGCCGGATAATCCGATATCCTGGCCGATGACCGAGCCCCTTACGCTTATAGCTGTTTTCGACCAGACCGGCACGCCGACAGGACCGGTCGCTAATTTTAATGCCAATCCGATGTCCGGGCAGGCACCGCTTACGGTGGCTTTTACCGACACGTCGACCGGGAATATTACCGGCTATCTATGGAACTTCGGAGACGGGAGTACTTCTACTACCCGAAATCCGAGTAACGTATTTAACACTGCAGCACAATATTCGGTCAGTTTAACAGTAACCGGACCGGACGGATCCAATACCACCACTAAGGTTATAAACGCAACTTCGGAACCTATTCCTCCAACCGGAATGTTAGTCCCGGCCTATCTGGGAACTAGCATTCCCAGTGGTTTACCTATGAGCCGCATTACCGAGGGTATCTGGGAATATCTCCAACCGAGGACCCCATCTGATATGACACTGGTGGAAATGAGCTCATCTCTTAGTACCGCTACAGCCTTTATTAACGCCTGTCACAATGCCGGTAAATTAGCTTCATTCTCGGTATTCCTACCCTGGGGTACCAGCGAAGGAGATTTTACTACGGCCATTACCAATGCCTCGCTACGCAGTCAGTTTGCGAACAATATAGCCGCCGTATTCAACTCATATAATTTTGATGCGGTTAACTTGGATCTCGAATGTGATAATAAATCCAACGTAACCAGAGAGATGGTCACCGCCCTGATTAGAGAATTGTACGGGCTTGTCACCCCCATGGGCAAGACTATTTCTGCTACCGAGAATGGCAGCCCACAGAAAGTAACCATGAACACCGAAGCAGCCGACTACCTGGAATGGATCGGCCTCATGGATTACGATGTAGCTCAACCTACCTGGTACGGGACGCTTAACGATGTGGTCACGGACCTGGCCCTCTGGGCTTCAGCCGGCTTCCCCAGGAATAAGATGGTTACGGGTATCAACTTAGCTGCCCGGGATTCGAGCGGCAGTTGGTATAGACCGGGCTACGCCGGTATCATAAGTAACTACAATCCTCCTCCTAGTGCTAACTCTGCCGGGCCCTATTATTACGGGGGATATGATCTGACCGTACAGAAGGCCCAGTATGTGAAAAATAACGATTTCGGTGGAGTGTTCTGCTATTACACTCAGACGGACGCGTTTAGTGATTATCGTTCCCTGCTGCTGGCCCTGCAGACAGGGTTCTCGTAA
- a CDS encoding carboxypeptidase-like regulatory domain-containing protein: MAFAKISGKVSDQFNNPLKGVSVNCGWGLAKTDENGKYGISGLCSGRHTATFTKKDYGRIQMAVTINPGANILNVTMVFELGTLSGKVTDSVSNAGLPGVAIAMTGQGGNANTITDSTGNFGITGITPGSYSFTFTKTGYVTVTR, encoded by the coding sequence ATGGCATTCGCTAAGATATCAGGGAAAGTCTCCGATCAGTTCAACAACCCGCTGAAGGGCGTTAGTGTTAACTGTGGCTGGGGGTTAGCGAAAACGGATGAAAACGGCAAATACGGTATTTCCGGGCTTTGTTCGGGAAGACATACAGCTACGTTTACAAAAAAGGATTATGGGAGGATTCAAATGGCAGTAACAATTAACCCGGGTGCAAATATACTCAATGTAACCATGGTCTTCGAACTCGGAACTCTAAGTGGCAAAGTGACGGATTCGGTAAGCAATGCCGGCCTTCCTGGCGTAGCAATAGCTATGACGGGACAGGGCGGGAACGCAAATACGATTACTGATAGCACCGGTAACTTTGGCATTACGGGAATAACGCCGGGATCCTACTCATTCACTTTCACCAAAACCGGCTATGTAACCGTAACCCGGTAA
- a CDS encoding carboxypeptidase regulatory-like domain-containing protein, whose protein sequence is MDKNKKTALIVAAGVGVAIAAVALASRKTEAGGEVDQAALGGYVIDSATTMGISGAVVSIGGKSGATGASGYFNITGLTPGDKNISVSANGYESFMGTVTLVKGLNTLTIPLTPGGTGPGTATLIGVITDADTGTPIVGATINVRDLSGNLLAAAASQMYGNYERPDLPVTTVTWEVVKAGYETKSGTKTLLDGDNTLNVQLTVIQTGELATVAGWVAYYGQIEPGGGYWLLAVRDATVTISGHTVNTGPNSEVFRFGSITFTPGLNPVHVTAPGFQDYDGQVNLLPGYNDNVGIIMQPA, encoded by the coding sequence ATGGACAAAAATAAAAAGACAGCCCTCATTGTGGCAGCCGGCGTTGGAGTTGCGATAGCCGCCGTAGCTCTGGCCAGCCGCAAAACCGAAGCGGGGGGGGAAGTAGATCAAGCAGCACTGGGTGGTTATGTAATAGATTCAGCTACTACAATGGGGATCAGCGGAGCGGTAGTTTCCATAGGGGGAAAATCGGGAGCGACCGGGGCCTCCGGTTATTTTAATATCACAGGGCTTACCCCTGGTGATAAGAATATCAGTGTTTCAGCCAATGGGTATGAGTCTTTTATGGGCACGGTTACATTGGTAAAAGGACTAAATACTTTAACCATACCTTTAACTCCGGGAGGGACTGGGCCCGGGACTGCAACCCTCATAGGTGTAATCACGGATGCCGATACAGGTACCCCTATAGTTGGCGCAACAATCAACGTGAGAGATCTCAGTGGTAATCTGTTAGCTGCGGCGGCTTCTCAAATGTATGGGAATTATGAACGTCCGGATCTTCCCGTCACAACGGTAACATGGGAAGTAGTAAAAGCAGGTTATGAAACAAAGAGTGGGACCAAGACCCTGTTAGATGGAGATAATACTCTTAATGTCCAGTTAACAGTTATTCAAACCGGGGAGCTGGCAACCGTAGCTGGCTGGGTTGCCTATTACGGGCAGATTGAACCGGGTGGGGGTTACTGGCTGCTGGCGGTAAGAGATGCCACGGTAACCATCAGCGGCCACACGGTTAATACAGGGCCAAACAGTGAGGTTTTCCGCTTCGGGAGTATCACCTTTACCCCTGGCCTTAATCCGGTCCATGTTACCGCACCGGGTTTTCAGGATTATGACGGACAGGTAAATTTGTTACCCGGGTACAATGACAACGTTGGCATCATAATGCAGCCGGCGTAG
- a CDS encoding LAGLIDADG family homing endonuclease gives MPDRSYGWLKDKYDPKAIYHRPKAIRLLPYVNFLSWCPPVRDQGSIGCYDECTEVLTMDGWKPFSKASLEDKLATLSPSGFLEYQLPTHKFESSYSGPMVTVEKPGFNFCVTPNHNMLVKPWNESLRKIDNQTILIRADKLGWFSAVPRTALWKGDEPEYFILPRKENSVHPIEQLRIPINDWLWFLGIYIAEGCVNHCTDNGNYNIEIAASNPIKREKIKIHLLKLPWRFTELEDRFVFHNLRLWKELEPLGQALVKYVPQYVKDASSPSIKVFLDGFSTGDGSIDGKRLYTSSKKLADDLQELVLKTGKVTNIRIDKEAGRKSTIHGRDIISTSDSYLLIIKERNQSDIERKKNVRIEDYSGDVYCFEVPNHTLYVRRNGCPMWCGNSCTGHGIGGEAYTVAKSNGFEVEIYSPTWLYNGARFLEGTLAHDCGAVPEDVFKWATLNGLLYEPYWPYNPNTLDKSAPSSLRMSQAIKYPDFEAVRVDNGLNGIMSALSEGHCVAIGAPWPYLWQSGSDEILPTPGPGSLVAGGHEVFIYGYDQTKAYFDIQNSWGKDWSTGGRAKVPFEWIEWSKQNGGYDAHYIVMFDPGPHPVPPPVKKRFLCFSW, from the coding sequence ATGCCTGATAGAAGTTACGGTTGGTTAAAGGATAAATACGACCCCAAGGCGATATATCACCGCCCAAAAGCTATAAGGCTTCTGCCATACGTAAACTTCTTGTCCTGGTGCCCCCCTGTAAGAGACCAGGGCTCGATCGGTTGTTACGACGAGTGCACAGAAGTATTAACAATGGATGGATGGAAGCCTTTTTCAAAAGCATCTTTAGAAGATAAATTAGCAACCTTGAGCCCTTCTGGCTTTCTGGAATATCAGCTACCAACCCACAAGTTTGAATCTTCCTATTCAGGGCCAATGGTTACAGTTGAAAAACCTGGCTTCAATTTCTGTGTTACTCCAAATCACAATATGCTCGTCAAACCGTGGAATGAAAGTCTAAGGAAAATAGATAATCAAACAATTCTCATCAGAGCAGATAAGCTCGGCTGGTTCTCGGCAGTACCAAGAACTGCATTGTGGAAAGGAGACGAACCCGAATACTTCATTCTCCCGAGAAAAGAGAATTCAGTGCATCCGATTGAACAATTGAGAATACCCATAAATGATTGGCTCTGGTTTCTAGGAATATATATAGCTGAAGGCTGCGTAAACCATTGTACTGATAATGGGAATTACAATATAGAGATAGCAGCCTCTAATCCTATAAAAAGAGAGAAAATAAAGATACATTTACTAAAATTACCTTGGCGTTTTACCGAACTAGAAGATAGGTTTGTGTTTCACAATCTAAGATTGTGGAAAGAACTAGAGCCACTTGGACAAGCCTTGGTCAAATACGTACCTCAATATGTAAAAGACGCAAGTTCCCCAAGTATTAAAGTCTTTTTAGACGGTTTTTCTACGGGAGATGGATCTATTGACGGGAAAAGACTCTATACCTCTAGCAAAAAATTGGCAGACGATCTTCAGGAGCTAGTATTAAAAACAGGGAAAGTAACTAATATCCGAATCGATAAAGAAGCAGGGCGTAAAAGTACTATCCATGGGAGAGATATTATTAGTACTTCGGATAGCTACCTTTTAATTATAAAAGAAAGAAACCAGTCTGACATTGAACGTAAAAAGAACGTCAGAATAGAAGATTATTCAGGCGATGTCTACTGCTTCGAGGTACCGAATCATACGTTGTACGTTAGAAGAAACGGCTGTCCGATGTGGTGCGGTAATTCTTGTACCGGGCATGGCATTGGTGGCGAAGCCTACACCGTCGCTAAATCCAACGGGTTTGAGGTCGAAATTTATTCGCCTACCTGGTTGTATAATGGAGCCCGGTTTTTGGAAGGGACATTAGCTCATGATTGTGGAGCGGTACCGGAAGATGTATTCAAGTGGGCGACCCTGAACGGTCTTCTTTACGAACCGTACTGGCCGTATAACCCCAATACTCTGGATAAGTCGGCCCCCAGCTCCCTCCGGATGAGCCAGGCTATCAAATACCCCGACTTCGAAGCGGTCCGTGTCGACAATGGACTTAACGGGATTATGTCGGCCTTATCTGAGGGTCACTGCGTGGCGATCGGCGCTCCATGGCCGTATCTCTGGCAATCCGGATCTGACGAAATTCTACCCACCCCGGGGCCCGGCTCCCTGGTAGCTGGCGGGCACGAAGTTTTTATCTACGGATATGACCAGACCAAGGCCTATTTTGACATACAGAATTCATGGGGAAAAGACTGGTCGACCGGTGGCCGGGCGAAAGTCCCCTTTGAATGGATAGAATGGTCCAAGCAGAACGGGGGGTACGATGCTCACTACATAGTCATGTTTGACCCGGGTCCGCATCCGGTACCGCCCCCGGTTAAGAAACGCTTTCTTTGCTTCTCGTGGTAA